In the genome of Microplitis demolitor isolate Queensland-Clemson2020A chromosome 5, iyMicDemo2.1a, whole genome shotgun sequence, the window TTAGCTGAAGCGAGGAGCTGGGCTTCGAAGCTGGGTGATGATAAAAGAGATGAATTTCTGAGTAATCTAGacaaattaaagaataaaaaatacaaaaaaccgGTTACTCAACGTGATAATTGCATCTATATACCCACGGCTCCTGATGATAATCCAAAGTTGATGAGGACTTCAGGTGCTGTCTCTATAAACTATTCAGATAAATTTGGGCGACATTTGATTGCGACCAGAGATATCAAAGCAGGTGAAGCTCTCATTGTTAAGAAAGTCTACTCGTTGGTTCTCGTATCTGAATTCAGGTTCAAGCGGTGTTGGAACTGTTCCAAGCACTGTTGGTCTAGTGTTCCCTGTAATGAGTGCGCAAATGTTATCTATTGCAGTGAAGGTTGTCGTAATATTGCCTGGAATGAGCACCATAGCCTAGAGTGTCCACTTATTACTGCTTTATTAGCAAATAAATCTTACAACTATTCGTTGATTATGAGTTTGAGATTACTTGTAAAAGCtctcaaagaatttaaaacagTGGAAGcgttgcataaaaaaattcaagatatTGATTCAGTTgaaggtaaaattatttatcttcataaaatgaagattaattaaatgttctaatatttattttaatcgatatataattataattattgttttaacaGATCCAGTAATAAAATGTTTCAATGATGATGTATATGATGATACTAAATACGCAAGCGTCTATTCTCTGTTTCGAAAATCATTTAGTGCTGAATTCAAAGTTGATAGTGCGATGAAAAGTGTTTTGACCATTCGCTATTTGAGTGCTACAACTGATGTATTCGGCAAAAAAACTAATAGTTTTAAAGAgctgatgaaaaataattggatattatttattagcaaATTGTTATTTCGTCACTATGAAATAAATGCGACAAATACAATTGCGGTAGTAAATTATATAAGAATTGttttcttaacttttattgtaaaaataattaaaattaaaaaatttatatgaaataataattaatttcagattgaattaaatgacaaaaaagataaaaataaaatagtaatatgTGGTGGGATTTTAGTTCCACTGGTCGATTTATGCAGCCACAGCTGTGATCGAAATACATACGCAATCTCTTCTCGAGATATATTTTCTCTTGTATGCGTCCAACCGATCAAGAAAGGAGAACAGATTTATGTTAGCTATGGAGAGGTaagttgtttaattaattgtaaatacgTAATATGAAATTGTTTggtaaaataacaaattgacGACTCTTAATTAATAGGATTATCGGGACTTGGAGACTTCAGAAAGAAGAAAACGTTTAAAAGAGAATCACGGTTTTTGGTGTGAATGTTATCCTTGTGTTAATGATTGGGGTCCAGATCAAAATCTGCCATCTTGTTTGGTAATTACGTGTGCCttattgtattatattaatctcaaatataaaaagtatactagttttataaaaaattgaaagcgattaataaaaataatccattgAATTTATGTTTGATAGGATTcattgtcaaataaaaaaagaattgagttattaaaagttatgaCAAAGTTCGCTAGCTATCATTCAATTGGATCTCTTAATGACTGTACTccagatcaaattttaaaaatcttgtccgatttatttgtattaatgAATAGCTTTGAGGATGTTATTTACTATCTTTGTGAAGAAATGGATGACATCAAAGTTCTATTGCTCTGTATCTTAAAGTGGATAAATTCATgtcaaacataaaatatttatttataaaattacgacttcatattttattcttgaaGTTATAAATAGAGCAATAAAACATAAGAAATTTTGGTTGTTGAgatcatgaaaaaattaatatttatatttttacagaatatatgaaaaaaaattataatgtaacAAGTTTATAATGTACTAAGTAATGATTTAATTGTGTACTGAAAAGTAGaacaaataaactaataaCACTTCTAGCTAACTATTAATGTTTTAAGCTATTCCCTAGAAAAgcatcgaaaatatttggacGTGTATAATAATCATTGTACAATCATGTATATATTAGAATTcactaacatttatttattactaaatacatagatttatttttgaaacatttaatttattttcattataaattacagGGACTGGTTATTTGTATTTCGctttaaactaatttatttttgtttatgatactgaagttagccgacgtctaataatttttcgattatttttcaaaacgacgaattatttaaaaaaaaaaaatattttaaagaattgcacctataaatttttgaattttttacatggattttttttttttttttttttttttttgtaattgatttgttgaaaaaaaaaatcggaaaatGTATGTTtctctgctaacttcaggatcatttttatatttgtttttttcaattcggCACTGTGATTACAtgagacaaaatttaattactttagaaTCTATATGAAGAATTTTGAAGGTATGTTATGCTAAGGAAGtctattaaaatcattttgaagaggactaatttattaattatattttctatgaaataaaattatttgttacttATTTGTTGTAAAAATGAACAACAATGGCCAATTAAATTGCTGCGTGCGCAGTTTAGTGGCAGCCAATCAGAGAGCGTAGTTTCGACTCGGGTGATTCCGACTTTGGATTCAAAAATTCGAGCCTTGTCGCCTCGGTGGCGTCGCTCATTCCTCAATAAGTCGGCGGCCAGCTATCACGTCTCTCGTGTCCGCTCCttgtattttattctttcatttattttatttgagccatttaataataattttatattctagTCTCACAAAGTTATCTTTGTCACTgggttacaataattttttaaaaataatgactatTTATAACCTAAAATACGTTATTTATATTCGGGTTGCTCGGTGCTGGCcaatgactatttttttcatattatgaTCGGGTAATTACTCAATAtttcgatttaattttattgttgaaataattctttcaataaatcaacataaattttttgattagcCATcaattttaactaataaaatatcgCCATTACAGAGTATTGATCTAGCTACTCGTGgagcatttatttaatagaatttaattatgttgCAGGTCTGGTGAGCTGAAATAATAGGAAGATGATGGCTGGAAATGAAGATGCATGAATACgatgattgagaaaaatttgctGAGCAAAAACAAGATGGCCGTTCgggagaaaaatttgaaacttttaaGATTTATACGGCAGCGCCATAGTTTGAGAAGCCACCGTTGGCGTTGTGCGCAAGCGTTCGTTTAAACAAGCAGGTACCCGGCAATTCTCACAACTGTCATGGCTGCCGCTCAGCAAACAGTTGTCGGATAAgctaagttattttattcattttattttataattagttctctaaagtttgaaaaattaatttgagatCATAAATGTAGCagatttaatcaaaattaaatcaattaattagataatttagatttttttgcaGCGCTGGGACTATCTATCAACTTATCATTTGGAAATTCTCATAGACGAGAGATTCTAATGATCTAGCTTCaaatgctgaaaaaaaaataacgatcgAGAAAAGAACTGGAAGCTaaagaaatgataattatttatcaaacttAAATGTCTTGGTGAGCTtttgtcatttaattatttttcaatattaagcTAAATGGTACAATCCattatttactgataattTCGTGTTCGTTGTTTCAGTAGTTCCCTACAGACTTTCGCCCAGATGCGAACTCAGCAGTTTCAAGATACAGAAGAAAGCAGTGTAGTTAGTTGGATGATCCTGATCTTCATGTATTCTGTTGGGCTGATTTTGGTTGCATACAGCAGAGAATTACGTCCGCCGAGgtgatttttatgaatttaacgaaataattcatataaaaacaatctttcgttgtttaataaattatttatttataattttttttttttttttttacagaaattgaAAGAATTGTCTGCTGGTCTGAATATTTCTCGGCGTGGTGAGTGACTATCTgcatgatcattttttttattgattaacaaTTGTTATTGATTAACAATtgttagaatttaaatatatcgaaagaccttagaattttttaataggcAGGAAATGAGCTTTAGAATATTTCATAGGCAGGAATAATCTTGAATTTAGTTTTCTAAGAAATCTGGTAGAACTCGTTATGAAAAATCGATACACAGCTATTTGACTTACGGCGTTTACAGCAAACTTCCATCGAAAGATCTTTTTTGAGCTTTTCAAGCTCGTAGTACAAATTTCAGTTTTCATTGCAGTACTTTTCGCTATACATGTCTTTAAGATAATAGGTATATATTTCATTCTTTTTGAGATCATTGTTTTCTGACTAAAATAAGCAAGTCTAGCAAGTCTAGGAACTGTCGCGATTATGAGCCTACTCCATGCTTTTGAGCCCTCTTATTTATCCCTTTCAATAGAACAGTCGTGAAATAACTAATTTAGCATTATTTCAtacaatacatattttttatgaatgttaAATCCATTCAGACAACAAAAACGAAAATCAGACTcgataatatttgaattctcTTTTAACGATCGTATGTTTTTCATGAATAAATCgacattaatttaatgaaaaatttttttttatttatgaaaaatatttaaaaagttcacTGGGTATAATAATTACCTTACATTAACTATACTTtcttaaatctaaaataatacttaatttaaaCAACCACAAGAATTgacattttataaactaaaaattttcatttttaatcaaattaattattaatgataaaaaaaaaactatgtttATCCTTTGACCCCGGGCTTATGACCCTTTGTTGGTTTCGCCGATTTACAAGAGTTGCATGAGCAGGCAGTCGGTACTAAAatacgttttaaaaataattttccatcgTCACATATTAGACTAACaattatttccttcaattCAATTGGTTGACAACATCGACAATCGGTTTCTTGAATCCAACtcactgtaaattttttagttatcagTTTTTACACatgaaaatatctattttgCAAAACAGTTAAGTTGTTTTCGTTGATTTACCAGGGTTATAGTGGATAGATGATTCACATGTGCCATGACATTCAGTCAATCCGTCAATAGGAACTTTATTACGACAGATACCGTGTCTTCCACGTCGTTCAGAAATAATTCCAATTGTCATGTCTAGCTCGAGAACTTCCGCCATACACGtccctaaaataaatataattatcaattattaatttcctgataaataaattaaataattatagttaaaattattttatcgtactTTGTAAGTCAAGTGTTGTCATGTTACACGCGTCGCAGCAaccatcattataaatatcacTCAATGGACATTTAGAAACGTCTGGGCATACTGGTGAACTTGTACTAATAACCatctgaaattattatttattattagattttagttattttatttatataaaatattttatcatttacctGTCCGTCGTTATTTTGACATTCAAATGTCGTACAATTATTTTCCGAGTACCAAACAGAATCAGGTTTATATAAAGTACCATCGAGGACACAGTACGCTTGTTTGCATCTTCCACAGCATTGCCCTTCCTCTGGAGCTTGGTATTCCCAACCCtaaatagtataaattaatcGTGTAGATATATAGAatggaaagaaaaagaaatttattctatagaatttttaatttagaatagAATTTGATAGGATGACAGGACAATAATCGGTTGTGAGTTGGTTTTGAACTCAAACTCGCAAAAGGCCATTGACTTGACGGCGCATAAGAGTACTCTACCTGGTACCTTATGACATCAATCGACTCTATATCACCTCCTCCATCTTACGGTATCAAATAAACGTATTTGTGAGTTGGTTTcccatgtaaaaaaatgtcgttgataaaaggttaaaaaaaattttactattctaAACTTTAATTTCAAAAGGAAAGCCAATGATTGActaaatactatttaaatattaaaaaaaaaaaaaaaaaacaaatacgttcagaaatagtttaaaatcaacATTTTCTGACTATATTTGTCCGGAAAAAAAGATAAGGTATAAAGCTTTCATAAAGagtcaaaaaagtaaaaaaaaatgttcatttatagttttaagtcaaatgtttttttttttttttttttttttttttggaattctagaagtttaaaaatcgtaTAAAAATAGATCGTCACTGTGTCAcattttgaagtgaattttgaattaaaataatcaacgcttttttcaacaatttttttttacacgggatagtggaaacttaaataaaatgttgtaATTAGTtgtgagtaaaaaatatgaagaaaCTTACAAATTCACAACTTGTATTACAATGTTGTACAGTCTGTTGtagttcaattttatctagcCCAACTGCACAAATTTCAGTAATGCAGTTATCCGCTGAATTTGTCCATGTACTAGTGGGTCTATAAACAATTCCGTCAGATCGACAACCCGTGCGGATATACTTTGGACAACATTGTCcatgaattttttctatttcaatttCATACTGTTCTTCTTCACGAGAATCAAGTTGATCACATGGTATAATAAGTTCTTTTACCCgcaactataaatttttatttaaattaaattaaattttaattaaaatattatttttctattaataaacaaaaaaaaactgattttaaaCCCGCTGAagactttaatttaaattattaatttaaaagcagataaaataaaaaatttctttactaCTTACATCTCCATTATCAGATAAACACTCATAGTCTGTACAAAAATCATCCGAGTACCATTTTTCACCAATAGCTTTAAGAGTTCCATTTATTACACAAGCAACCGCGACGCATTCACCACAACATTTAACTCCTTTATCTTCAGACGGTTTATATTCGTACCCCTTATCACAAACAGTATTACATTCCTGATTAATTGTCGTCTTAATAACTCCAGTACTCGTGTTTTCACATTTCAAAATAACGCACATATCGCTTGGATCCGGGTACCATTCTTGTCCaatctatatttaaaaaattttaaattactatcagttgtaaaaaaaatatttactcgctttattataaatataaaaaaaaatgtacacgTACGTTGTAAATCATCTCGTGGTGTTTGCACGCAACTCGCTCAATTAGCGGACAACATTGATCATTTATAACTTTCTCTTCTAATACAAAGTCACCAAAATCAAGATGTGAATTGATGCTAGCACATTGAGTTGTCACACATGAAGATTTCGGGAGGTCATCGGGAAATTCTTCACAAGTACAGGTCACACATGGACCATCTTTCCAAGTTTCTCCTATTTGTTTAGCGATGAGATTATCACTTGTTACGTCATTACTGTTGACTACATTGTAGAGACACAAATCTTCTGGTggttctgaaaaaatttatcatggacaataattatttaacagagtgttttattttaaacagcAGACTGTTGTGTGATAGTAATCTTTAGCTTACCACATTCATAATCAGAGCAGCAAGCACTCGGTATTTCTTTAGTTTTTAGAgtgtaatattttgaacaatttTGAGGTAATGGACATGTTTCCGGTTTACAAACAACGACTGGTCGAGGACAGCATCCTGTCATATTCATTTCTTGAACAAAGCCTGGttgaatattttctttttcaacttCTAATGTCACAGgactaattaatgaaatacaTTCTTCTGGAGTCATACACTCTGCAAATAGAaggaaaagttaaaatatacaaaatatccGCAGAAAATATTAAGTCAATAATTATCTAgaatttgaaatgaaaattttagcaaatatttatttttacaaagagaatttaaaatatatcgtATACTTACGACAAATAAATTTCTCGCAACCATCAGGATCAGTAGTTAATTTCATAGTCTGTCCGTAGCCACATTCTGGTTGTTGAGGTTCTGCACAAGTTGGTGGTGTCGTAGGTATGGgaactataaattaattaaattattatataaatctataatatCCCAGGCGGATCCGAATTAggtaaattatagtaatttccgtaaattacggtattCAGATGAATTACGGTACACGCagataatttttgagtaaaaattacccataaattTAAAGACATCTAGCCAgtatctaaatttttactatgttgTTAGTAGAAATTCATTAATACCGTAATTCTAATCCTCTAgggataatgataataatatatttaaaatttataaaattatatttaagtaactgaccgcataaatatttcaaacaacACTCTTCATCATGCCCGGGTACTTCAACCGGAGTGTAATTTTCCGGACATATAGTTTCCAGTACAGGACATTCACTAGTTTGACAGCTAACGACTTTGTTCTTACAAGAACACGTAGTACATTTATCCGGATGCCATACATCACCATCCATGTGCCCTTCATTATCGCAAATGAAGCATTGTTTTTCAGGCACACAGGTATCATTATGAAAGACATGATTCTTAGGACAGTAACAACCTTCCGTTATTTCGTGAGCGCACTGTCTCATGTTTACGTCATTCAGAGAATCGCAAGTCTCAGGACAACTAGGTCCGCACGACTGATACTCCAACTCTGCTGGACAAAAGTATGGACAAATATCAAGAGTTCTCCAGGTTGGACATAAACCAACATCTCGACAGTTTCGAGCGTATGCTTCAATGTCACCACACACATTTCCTTTCTCACAAAGAGTATCATAGCAAGAATTAATGAAAGGCGTCGGGTCAATTAGACTGTGACATTGGCCGAATAATTCAGGATTAGCCATAATGGCACACGGGTCCTCAGTAGCCGGAGGCGgagtacatttttttatcggCTGACTCGTGCAATCTTCTGATGAAAATCTTGCCTGAGGAAGTCCAGTTGCTAACCAGCTCAATCCAAACTCATCAATATTATCAGTATATTCACcgtttgattttttgaaatcttCTTCATCATTCAAATTACAATTACCGCAAAGACCTTCAGTAGCTCCTCCAAAAATATGAGAGGGTAATGTTATAGTAAATGCAAAATTATTTCGGTAACAAGTTATTCCAAGTTGTATAGCAGGGATGAAAAAGAAGACATCGTTATTGCCAACTTTAGCTAAATTCAtccatgaatttttatatggtaaaatttcaattgattcACCGTCTAATGTCAGTACAAAGTCTTTTGAATATGACATCTGTTCTATTTGTAAATAGTGTCCTCTGTAAAATACAGACAATGATTCTGTGCAAACTCCTCTATCACAAGGAACGTtggtcattaaaattttaaatgtatggTCTACTGGTTCGATCTCATTATTACTTTTCGATACATCCTGAGAGAGAACGTAAGTACAATTACCGGTGAAAGTAAAGttctttttattgaaattaacatAGTTTGCATTGCCGAACCCATCGCAAACACAATCCCGGCATTCGCTTGGAGGAATACAATTATCACCATTGCGTACTGTACCATCAGGACAAAAGCATCCAGAAATACAGACACCTTCCATTAAAGGACATGGTTCTATTTCTTGAAGATTGTCACAACTGCTTTCACATTTATTGCGGAAACAATCTTTGTAGACGAATGGCGCTGGGCAATTAATTACACAGTTGTGAATATTTCTCCATGttgataaatcaatatttGTATCAGAAGCTTGACATTCAGAGGCAAATGAATTGAGTGTTTGGCATCTGCACTCTTCAGACGTCATATTTCCACTGATACACATGCACATTGATTCCAAACATCGGGTTATCCATTTGTCAACATTTATAACATTTCTACAGACGGCGAACGATCGATCGTTCACAGAGTTACAAATTTTCATTGCTTCTTCTAAAATAATACGCGGACAACTTTTCTGCTCACATTCTGGAGTTCCATCCATCACCCAACTGTCTCCAAAGTCGTCTGAACTAATAGCTTGACTACCGTCAGGTTTTTGCCGATCGTTTTCAATAATTCCATCAAAGTAACCGCATAATCCATCAACGCGATGAGCCATCACCGTTGTAACGCCAATTTTTACATTAGAATTTTGATCCCATATCACCCAGAATCCATATTTTGTTGAAACAAAGTGTATAATGTTACCGATTCGGGACATTTTGAATGTCCCGCTTCGATCGTGAAGACGATTTACTTGTCTAGCTGTGAATACATACTGATCAATCTCAACATGCATGTCTGGGTACAATACGATGATATTGAAGTCAACTTTTATCGCAAGAACTTGTACACAAGGCTGATTACGTTGGCCGCAATGTTTTTccactaaaaatttatcattattacatTAGTAATCTATTGATTACAATAgataaatacttataattttttatgataattattttacttacaagTAATATACCAATCGTTATGATACATTTCTCTCGCCAAAATGTGATTGCAAATGCCATATTTATATTCCAAGTTATCAAATGTATTAAATGTTTTTCCTGTGACCCTGCACACAAATTCGGTCGGTGGCGGTGGCTTGCAAATGTATTTTGGACACGCTACTGGTTGGTACATACTCAGAGGTTCGTAAACAACTCGATAGTTTAATGGGCACTCAACTTTTGGACACTCGACTTCCTGAAGATTGTTCTGGAATATTGGAGGTGGTCGAGTTGGTTTACAAGAGAATTGTTCGCACTCAAGTTCCAATACTTCAGATTCGTTTAATTTTGCAGAataatcactaaaaaaaatttttgtcataagattaattactaaagataaatttatataaaaagtctacttaaaaaaataattatgcataCTTGTTTCTCGGTTCTTTTGTAGGTCTTTCTCTATCTGTACCACCTTTCACTCCTCCTTTAACTCCGCCTTTAACTCTACCTTTGACTCCACCTTTCGTACCTCCTTTTGTTGGAGAAGAATAAGTACTTTTAGTTGGTGATGGTTTCTTTAAAGCCGCAAGTTTATATCCTGATGGACAACTTGGTTTTTCACATTGCAATTTaatcactaaatttttttaaaaataaataaattagtacaCTTGTTCATAcaaatattatcatcattagTTTATGtaacacaaatatatattaaactaaTTACCTTTTCTTGTCTCAACTGTAGTATAGTGTATCTCTGTTTGCATTTTAGATGTTCTAGTACTAGTTGGTTCCGGTAATTTAACTTCACAATTTGTTTCATCATCTGGACAATCTTTTATTCCATCGCACCAAGACGATTTCTTAATACAAACATTACTAGTCTTACAAAGTATCATGTCTTCTGGACAAGGTTTGCAAACACACCCACATAATTCAGTGACAACAGATTGCATATTTGGTTCATTACAAGGCTCGCAAGCTTTCAATTTACAATCCGATACTCCGCCCATTGCACACAAACATTTCTGACAATCGCCCGTTTCAAAAATACTACCAACTGCGTACGGTAAATGATCAACAACACAAGGGCATAATTGTTTCTCAACACACTCTTGGCCATTCCACCAAAGTGAGTCTTTGCATTTGCAACCcaagttaattttatcttcaaaTATTGGGTGACATACATTGCACTTTGATTCGGGCAATTCTAAATGTAATGGAATTACTTGATTTGtgactgaaaaatattattttaaattattaaaaaatcataataatacaaaacaatacacagaaaaaaagtattttgtcGCGTGAAAAATTTGTGCTtgccccaagaaatttttcgtactatgaattgaaaacgaaaatttcttggggcaaaaaaaaattttcttgagccgaaaaattctttttttgtgtatatatatataaatatatatttactataagATTCATAGCAGCCATGAACTTCAGCTTTAAGTCCAACATGCTGATGCCACTTGACCGGCTGGATCTTTAGATACCGAGTACGAATAggtttatcaaaataatttattttcgatgTCTGATCGTCAAAATtacccaaaaatattttttccattccTGCAGAATCAAAAATAGGGTTCCATTGACGAGTATCTTCACTGTAAAATACTTTGTAAGCAGTCGTCCAAATATCATTAGCGCCCTTTGTTTCAATTCCAGTGAGATTCCGATTATCCAAGAAGTCAAACTGTACAAATTGATTTGGATTGTCTAAAGTCGCTTGCCATATTCCCGGCGACGACAATCTAATATTGGGTATAAGATTATCAAGAGTTGAAGAAGCAATTACTTGTTCCTCTATCATAATTCCGCTGTCAAGTCCCATAGCGTCGTCGCACATCGGTGTGTTTATCGTTTCGACATGAAGTGACCATGTTGTAGTTGGAATAGTAGTTTCATAAATTTCTGTTGTTGTCGGAGTACTCTGTGTAGTCACGTGATCCTGACAACCCAATAGATCAAATCTCAAAGCTATACCATGTTGCCACGTGCGAGgatttattctaataattttagctTCAATAggttctgaaaaaaattgtctgaCTGGAATCAATGAATCAACTGGACCgtgaaatatttttggttCATGTTTATTCTGTATGTAAGAAAACGTTTCTCCATCTTGAGagaataaaactttataactagtcacatatttattttctgacGGATTTCCCTGCATTACAATCCCATAAATAGGTTCGAGTTTTGGTAATTTAATCTCAATCCATTGCTCTGCATCCTCATATTTTGGTTCCCAAGTTTTTAACTCAACAGATTTAGTACCTGAACTTTTTAATCTACCAAACGCATATTT includes:
- the LOC103574476 gene encoding SET and MYND domain-containing protein DDB_G0273589, with protein sequence MDMESFYVVKSLASNDFQHAKSDEDFVTTAMALCHSYYNKNKCQVLTINHESKSDNLAKDMINAGNKMANSNRSLEKSIEIYNEAMAHALPGSEFLAHAFANRSIVLTKAGMYEESLKDIQHALDANCSDNLKAGLYARKAKNLLALNMTANVEETLAEARSWASKLGDDKRDEFLSNLDKLKNKKYKKPVTQRDNCIYIPTAPDDNPKLMRTSGAVSINYSDKFGRHLIATRDIKAGEALIVKKVYSLVLVSEFRFKRCWNCSKHCWSSVPCNECANVIYCSEGCRNIAWNEHHSLECPLITALLANKSYNYSLIMSLRLLVKALKEFKTVEALHKKIQDIDSVEDPVIKCFNDDVYDDTKYASVYSLFRKSFSAEFKVDSAMKSVLTIRYLSATTDVFGKKTNSFKELMKNNWILFISKLLFRHYEINATNTIAIELNDKKDKNKIVICGGILVPLVDLCSHSCDRNTYAISSRDIFSLVCVQPIKKGEQIYVSYGEDYRDLETSERRKRLKENHGFWCECYPCVNDWGPDQNLPSCLDSLSNKKRIELLKVMTKFASYHSIGSLNDCTPDQILKILSDLFVLMNSFEDVIYYLCEEMDDIKVLLLCILKWINSCQT